The genomic stretch CCAATCGCCAAGCGCTCCGCGCCTTCCTCGCGCCCGAAACGACGCGCTGGCAATACACCCACGGCGTGGCTGACGAGGTCACGGTTTCTCCTGACGGATTGTCGCTGGACAATTTCTATCTGGCGCGCCCCGGCGCCGATGAGATCCAGCTGGACCTGTTCGGCGACTACAAGAGCAACATCGCGCTCTATCCGGCTTTCCAAGACTACTTCCGCACGCACAAGCCGCCATTCCTGGCGGTGTGGGGCAAGAACGATCCGTTCTTTCTGCCGCCCGGCGCCGAGGCCTTCAGGCGCGACATTCCCGGTGCGGTCGTCCGCTTCTTCGACACCGGCCATTTCGCGCTGGAGACGCATGCCGCAGAGATCGCCGCAGCGATTCGCGAATTCCTCGCCGTCCACATCTAAAGACCGGGAGACATCACATGTCGACATCCGTAGCGATCGTCACGGGCGCGAGCCAGGGCATCGGCCGTTCCACCGCCATCCGACTCGCACGTGACTTTTCGTCGATCGTGCTCGCCGCGCGCGACCGTCCCAATCTCGACAAGACGGCCGAGGCGGTGAAGGCGGCCGGCGCCGAACCGCTCGTCACCGATATCGATCTTTCCGAGATAGCGGCCGCGAAAAGCATCGTCGATCAGACGCTCTCCGCATTCGGCCGGATCGATGCGCTGCTCAACATCGCCGGCGCGGTGCCGCAGATCGATCTCTTCGAGATGACCGACGCGCAATGGGATGGCGGCCTTGCGCTCAAGCTGCACGGCGCCCGCCGGCTGACGATCGCGGCATGGCCGGCGTTGAGGCAAGCCAAGGGTTCGGTCGTGCTGATGTCGGGGAATTCGGCGCTGTTCCCCAAGGCGCCGTACGCGGCCGTGGGCACGATCAACGCGGCGATCGTGGCGCTCGCCAAGGCTTTTTCGGATCGCGGCATCGCCGACGGGGTCCAGGTCAACAGTGTTCTGCCCGGCCCTGTCATGACCGGCCGGCGGCGTTCCTACCTCGCGCATTGGGCGCCGCTGCACAACATGACCGTGGAGGAGGCGACCGCGAAATTCCCGCAGGAAGCCGGCATCGCACGCTATGGCGAGCCGGAGGAGATCGCCGAACTGATGGCCTTTCTGGTATCGCCGGGCGCCCGCTGGATGACCGGCTCGACGCTGCGGATGGATGG from Bradyrhizobium sp. Ash2021 encodes the following:
- a CDS encoding SDR family oxidoreductase — its product is MSTSVAIVTGASQGIGRSTAIRLARDFSSIVLAARDRPNLDKTAEAVKAAGAEPLVTDIDLSEIAAAKSIVDQTLSAFGRIDALLNIAGAVPQIDLFEMTDAQWDGGLALKLHGARRLTIAAWPALRQAKGSVVLMSGNSALFPKAPYAAVGTINAAIVALAKAFSDRGIADGVQVNSVLPGPVMTGRRRSYLAHWAPLHNMTVEEATAKFPQEAGIARYGEPEEIAELMAFLVSPGARWMTGSTLRMDGGEVKSV